Proteins from a genomic interval of Ptychodera flava strain L36383 chromosome 7, AS_Pfla_20210202, whole genome shotgun sequence:
- the LOC139136137 gene encoding cholecystokinin receptor type A-like, with amino-acid sequence MITLGILYTVVCLSGIVGNGVALAVYLRKKTRPAPQYFIIGLAVIDLFVCLVIMPYGIIAVIYPSVLIVELCKLLSWLWHASISSSTFITAAIAVDRYFAVCRPLTFRVGPSYARIVILTSMIVSLLLCTPVIFQFGIAYTADIDNVTNVTSISKECTAIDPGYFGINILSAVIFLALVTLSGLSYGSVYAALRKRSKIGVAFQAGGREVSSTIVDNASVSATENVSAIAPEKPVKNKLHPHVMTRTPKVSGENIEDIRADIVNSTRSKKCNFCCGVQLQPQNTNTFEYSGNMNTTQQGFADGMSVPAVISRRIGQRSVNPIKNKTSKMLLVVTITYIVTWMPYWSFLFLPPSFWETSTPIEIQFYNFLKYLYVINNAVNPIIYSFINKRFRSDSLALFSKCFNRFKK; translated from the coding sequence ATGATCACTCTTGGCATTCTCTACACCGTGGTGTGCCTGTCTGGAATCGTTGGCAACGGTGTGGCATTGGCTGTGTACCTCAGAAAGAAGACAAGACCGGCGCCCCAGTATTTCATCATCGGCCTGGCCGTCATCGACCTTTTCGTCTGCCTCGTCATCATGCCTTACGGAATCATCGCCGTCATCTACCCGTCCGTTCTCATTGTAGAATTGTGCAAGCTGTTGTCATGGTTATGGCATGCCAGTATCAGCAGTTCTACTTTCATCACAGCGGCCATCGCAGTGGACAGATACTTTGCAGTCTGTCGACCGCTGACTTTCAGAGTCGGCCCGTCCTACGCCCGTATTGTGATCCTGACATCAATGATCGTCTCGCTCCTGTTGTGCACCCCTGTCATCTTCCAGTTCGGCATTGCGTACACCGCGGATATTGATAATGTTACCAACGTTACTAGCATTTCGAAAGAGTGTACCGCTATTGATCCGGGATACTTCGGCATCAACATCCTATCGGCAGTAATCTTCCTTGCGTTGGTTACCCTATCAGGTTTATCATACGGCAGCGTTTACGCGGCGCTGCGCAAGCGCTCGAAGATCGGCGTCGCCTTCCAAGCCGGCGGTCGAGAAGTTTCTTCGACTATCGTTGATAATGCGAGTGTTAGTGCGACGGAAAACGTATCTGCAATTGCTCCCGAGAAGCCAGTGAAGAATAAATTGCACCCTCACGTGATGACTCGGACGCCGAAGGTTTCGGGGGAGAACATCGAAGACATCCGTGCCGATATTGTGAACAGCACGCGATCGAAAAAGTGTAACTTTTGCTGCGGCGTGCAACTCCAGCCTCAGAATACGAATACGTTTGAATACAGCGGCAACATGAATACAACGCAGCAAGGGTTCGCTGACGGGATGTCTGTCCCGGCGGTCATCTCACGGAGAATCGGTCAGCGTTCCGTGAATCCCATCAAAAACAAAACGTCGAAGATGCTGTTGGTGGTGACGATTACCTACATTGTGACCTGGATGCCGTACTGGTCGTTTCTGTTCCTGCCGCCCTCGTTCTGGGAAACCAGCACACCCATCGAAATCCAATTCTACAACTTTCTGAAATACCTGTATGTCATAAACAATGCCGTAAATCCCATtatttacagtttcatcaataaGCGATTTCGTAGTGATTCGCTGGCCCtattttctaaatgttttaatcgttttaaaaaatag